The proteins below come from a single uncultured Dethiosulfovibrio sp. genomic window:
- a CDS encoding sugar transferase, whose product MKKHGSLKDSLKRALDATLSLMGLVVLSPVLLCTALAVTVKLGRPVLFRQRRPGLNGKPFYMLKFRTMTNDRDKRGNLLPDEVRLTSFGKLLRSTSLDELPELLNVLKGDMSLVGPRPLLMEYLPLYSPEQARRHQVRPGITGWAQVNGRNALSWEDKFALDIWYVDNWSIELDLRILAKTVGAVFKRQGISSGGHATMPPFEGKR is encoded by the coding sequence GTGAAAAAACACGGCTCTTTGAAAGACTCCCTCAAAAGGGCTCTGGACGCCACTCTATCTTTGATGGGACTGGTGGTTCTTTCGCCGGTCCTACTGTGTACCGCCCTGGCAGTGACCGTTAAGCTGGGGCGGCCTGTGTTGTTTCGGCAGAGGCGACCGGGGCTGAACGGAAAGCCCTTTTATATGCTCAAGTTTAGGACCATGACCAACGACAGGGACAAAAGAGGCAACCTCCTGCCGGACGAGGTCAGACTCACATCCTTCGGCAAGCTCCTGAGGAGCACCAGCCTGGACGAACTGCCAGAGCTGCTGAACGTCCTTAAAGGAGACATGAGCCTGGTTGGCCCAAGGCCCCTCCTGATGGAATACCTGCCCCTCTACAGCCCAGAGCAGGCCAGACGACACCAAGTTCGGCCGGGGATAACCGGCTGGGCCCAAGTCAACGGCAGAAACGCCCTCTCCTGGGAGGACAAATTCGCCCTGGACATATGGTACGTGGACAACTGGTCCATCGAGCTGGACCTGAGGATACTGGCGAAAACTGTGGGAGCGGTGTTCAAAAGGCAGGGCATAAGCTCAGGAGGCCACGCCACCATGCCACCCTTCGAGGGCAAAAGATGA
- a CDS encoding M20/M25/M40 family metallo-hydrolase, which produces MDVADRARELLLDLCAIKSVSGSDQEDVAAEFIFSLLGRFRCFSRDGSALRLVECGGKKAVFAYMACPSSSVTVGLTGHFDVVSPAVYRDLAPLAFDPVALGSALAGRDLPESVRSDLEAGWLFGRGTADMKCGLAVFLALMERWDSVGAPCNVAFLAVPDEENLSLGMRGALPEVAEFFRERGISPACWVNGEPTVGAKGAQWPVHRGSIGKVMGFILSVGVGSHVGEFFKGVSAVQIAGQINAHLEGSPQSSDSIKGRALPPAACLGFDALRDGYSVTLFDKVMARYNLLYWSRSSEDLLDILKKSSTEGLARAMDMTSWSARKLGESLSFSRGRVLTLSELRDIAGDVPLGEGENSPVDRAARWVLDMLDRSGLEGPLAVVGFLPPWYPPKRPGFSLRDEALDKALKGVFSLASDRGYDPVREDIFEGISDLSYLGSAGDLGSVSTLTENMAGWGDLYSVPLEAMESVDAPVCNLGPFGKDVHKATERLEPTFAFSVLPDLVERLLTDISR; this is translated from the coding sequence ATGGACGTGGCAGATCGAGCTAGGGAGTTGTTGTTGGATCTTTGCGCCATAAAGAGCGTTTCCGGTTCGGACCAGGAGGATGTGGCGGCGGAGTTTATTTTCTCCCTGTTGGGGAGGTTTCGGTGTTTCTCCCGAGATGGTTCGGCCCTGAGGCTGGTTGAATGTGGGGGCAAGAAGGCGGTTTTCGCCTATATGGCCTGTCCGTCGTCCTCTGTGACTGTGGGCCTTACGGGCCATTTCGACGTTGTCTCACCGGCGGTATACAGGGATCTGGCCCCTCTGGCTTTTGATCCTGTCGCATTAGGTTCGGCTCTGGCTGGCAGGGATTTGCCCGAGTCGGTCCGGTCCGATCTGGAGGCGGGCTGGCTGTTCGGCCGAGGGACCGCCGATATGAAGTGCGGTCTGGCGGTGTTTTTGGCCCTCATGGAGAGATGGGATTCGGTGGGGGCTCCCTGTAACGTGGCCTTTTTGGCGGTTCCCGACGAGGAGAATCTCTCTTTAGGCATGAGAGGGGCTTTGCCCGAGGTGGCTGAGTTCTTCAGGGAGAGGGGTATATCCCCAGCCTGTTGGGTCAACGGCGAGCCCACCGTGGGGGCCAAAGGGGCCCAGTGGCCCGTACACCGGGGATCTATCGGCAAGGTTATGGGATTCATTCTGTCCGTCGGTGTCGGATCTCACGTCGGGGAGTTTTTCAAGGGGGTCAGCGCGGTTCAGATAGCTGGTCAGATAAACGCCCACCTAGAGGGCTCTCCCCAGTCGTCCGATTCGATAAAGGGGAGGGCCCTTCCTCCCGCTGCCTGTCTGGGCTTTGACGCCCTGAGGGATGGCTATTCTGTGACCCTTTTCGATAAGGTGATGGCTCGGTATAACCTGCTCTACTGGTCCCGTTCCTCCGAGGATCTGCTGGATATTTTGAAGAAGTCCTCTACCGAGGGGCTGGCTCGGGCGATGGACATGACCTCCTGGTCCGCAAGGAAGCTGGGGGAGAGCCTGTCCTTTTCCAGAGGCAGGGTACTTACTCTGTCCGAGCTTCGTGATATAGCAGGGGACGTTCCCCTTGGGGAGGGAGAGAATTCGCCGGTCGATCGGGCAGCTCGGTGGGTTCTTGATATGCTGGACCGTAGCGGCCTCGAGGGGCCTCTGGCTGTGGTGGGGTTTTTGCCTCCCTGGTATCCCCCTAAGAGGCCCGGCTTTTCCCTGAGGGACGAGGCACTGGATAAGGCGCTTAAGGGGGTTTTCTCCCTGGCGTCCGATCGGGGATACGACCCTGTCAGGGAGGATATCTTCGAGGGTATCTCCGACCTGAGCTATCTGGGTTCCGCAGGGGATCTTGGCTCGGTATCCACCTTGACGGAGAACATGGCGGGATGGGGCGATCTCTATTCGGTTCCCCTGGAGGCCATGGAGTCGGTGGACGCCCCGGTCTGCAACCTCGGCCCCTTCGGCAAGGACGTACACAAGGCCACAGAGAGGCTCGAGCCCACCTTCGCCTTCTCCGTCCTGCCCGACCTGGTGGAGCGGCTTCTGACCGATATTTCTCGGTAA
- a CDS encoding glycosyltransferase family 4 protein, which translates to MTVKKILIVTTVAITLEAFLLPHAKRLKKAGWQVDCLANGASNSEKCRTTFDRCHDIGWGRTPLDWDNFTSFPARIKKLVAREGYDVVHVHTPVASFVTRYALKDLKKRTGTKVIYTAHGFHFYKGGNPIKNALFLGVEKLAARWTDRIEVINSEDYQAAITHLLPKDRVKFLKDGVGLDRDHYNPKAVPKEAIQQVRRDMGLKDSDILFTMIAEFNRGKRHSDLIRAFSMVKTPRAHLAFLGKGKLMDKSKELCHNLGIAERVHFLGHVPDVRPYILASATTVLPSEREGLPRSVMESIALGVPVIGTNARGTRDLLRDGGGWIVPVGDTKQITEVIIDVIRRSNRQK; encoded by the coding sequence ATGACAGTCAAAAAAATCCTCATAGTTACCACCGTGGCGATAACCCTGGAGGCATTTTTGCTGCCTCACGCAAAGAGACTAAAAAAGGCCGGTTGGCAGGTAGACTGCCTGGCCAACGGTGCATCGAATAGCGAAAAATGCCGAACCACATTCGACCGCTGCCACGACATAGGATGGGGCCGGACCCCACTGGACTGGGACAACTTCACCTCATTCCCAGCTCGTATAAAAAAGCTGGTCGCAAGGGAGGGATACGACGTGGTCCACGTCCATACCCCTGTCGCCTCCTTCGTCACCAGATACGCCCTTAAAGACCTCAAAAAACGCACCGGAACCAAGGTAATCTACACGGCCCACGGCTTCCACTTCTACAAGGGAGGAAACCCCATCAAAAACGCCCTATTCCTCGGAGTGGAAAAACTGGCGGCCAGGTGGACCGACAGGATAGAGGTCATAAACAGCGAGGACTACCAGGCCGCAATAACCCACCTCCTGCCAAAAGACAGGGTCAAGTTTTTGAAAGACGGCGTAGGCCTGGACAGAGACCACTACAACCCGAAAGCCGTGCCGAAGGAAGCGATCCAGCAGGTAAGGCGAGACATGGGACTTAAAGACAGCGACATACTGTTCACCATGATCGCAGAGTTCAACAGAGGCAAGAGACATTCCGACCTCATAAGGGCCTTCTCCATGGTAAAAACCCCCAGGGCCCATCTCGCCTTTCTGGGAAAGGGAAAGCTCATGGATAAAAGCAAAGAGCTATGCCACAACCTTGGCATAGCCGAAAGGGTCCACTTTCTAGGTCACGTACCGGACGTAAGGCCCTATATACTGGCCTCGGCGACGACGGTGCTCCCCTCGGAGAGAGAGGGGCTCCCAAGGAGCGTGATGGAGAGCATCGCCCTAGGAGTTCCGGTCATAGGCACAAACGCCAGAGGAACCAGGGACCTGCTGAGAGACGGCGGAGGGTGGATTGTGCCGGTGGGGGACACAAAACAAATTACGGAGGTAATCATTGATGTTATCCGTCGTAGTAATAGGCAAAAATGA
- the arcA gene encoding arginine deiminase, with protein sequence MRQSPLKVTSEIGRLRSVLLHRPGREIENLTPDLMSRLLFDDIPYLEVARQEHDAFAKILTDKGVEVLYLENLIAEAIMDEEIKKHFVDEFLSEAGIPGKGTRDNLRDFFLSLDPRSMVDWMMSGVRRSELKGDHPLSLADRLDSHNLFSVDPLPNLYFTRDPFATIGTGITLNHMRTDTRNRETLFAKYIFEYHPRFKDCAIPFWFDRDEKTSLEGGDELILSPEVLAIGVSQRTDAASVETFANRILREEQSFKTVLAFNIPKKRAFMHLDTVFTMVDRDKFTIHPEIEGPLQVFSITRGAKGLEIEEMTATLEEILKSTLGLDDVTLIRCAGGDPIDAPREQWNDGSNTLAIAPGEVVVYSRNHSTNRLLQEYGIVTHTMPSSELSRGRGGPRCMSMPLVRDEL encoded by the coding sequence ATGAGACAGTCACCGCTGAAGGTAACTTCCGAGATAGGCCGACTCCGTTCGGTGTTGCTCCACAGACCTGGTAGAGAGATTGAGAATCTTACCCCCGACCTTATGTCCCGGCTGCTTTTCGACGATATACCCTATCTGGAGGTGGCTAGACAGGAGCACGACGCCTTCGCCAAGATCCTCACCGATAAGGGTGTTGAGGTGCTTTACCTTGAAAACCTCATAGCCGAGGCTATCATGGATGAAGAGATTAAAAAACACTTCGTCGATGAGTTCCTGTCCGAGGCGGGAATACCGGGCAAAGGAACCAGGGATAACCTGAGGGACTTCTTTTTGAGCCTGGATCCCCGCTCTATGGTGGATTGGATGATGTCCGGCGTCCGTCGGTCGGAGCTTAAAGGGGACCATCCCCTTTCCCTTGCGGACAGGCTGGATAGCCATAACCTTTTCTCCGTCGACCCTCTGCCTAACCTCTACTTTACCAGAGATCCCTTCGCCACCATCGGGACAGGAATAACCCTAAACCACATGAGGACGGACACCAGAAACCGTGAAACCCTTTTCGCCAAGTATATCTTCGAGTATCACCCCAGGTTCAAGGACTGCGCCATCCCCTTCTGGTTCGATCGGGACGAAAAGACCTCTCTGGAGGGAGGGGACGAGCTTATCCTGAGTCCCGAGGTGCTGGCTATAGGGGTTTCCCAGAGGACCGATGCGGCGTCGGTTGAGACCTTCGCAAACAGGATTCTCCGGGAGGAGCAGAGCTTTAAGACGGTTTTAGCCTTCAACATCCCCAAGAAGAGGGCCTTTATGCACTTAGACACGGTGTTCACCATGGTGGATCGAGACAAGTTTACCATCCACCCGGAGATAGAGGGGCCGTTGCAGGTTTTCTCCATCACCAGAGGTGCCAAGGGGTTGGAGATAGAGGAGATGACCGCCACACTGGAGGAGATCCTTAAGTCCACCTTGGGGCTGGACGATGTGACTTTGATCCGCTGTGCCGGAGGGGATCCTATAGATGCCCCCAGGGAGCAGTGGAACGACGGTTCCAACACTCTGGCGATAGCTCCAGGCGAGGTGGTCGTCTATTCGAGAAACCACTCCACCAATCGGCTGTTGCAGGAGTACGGTATAGTGACCCACACTATGCCTAGCTCGGAGCTCTCCAGGGGCCGAGGGGGCCCTCGTTGTATGAGCATGCCTTTGGTGCGGGACGAACTTTAG
- a CDS encoding glycosyltransferase — protein sequence MLSVVVIGKNEASRIKHTIFSLKKLKKISNFPVECIYIDSASRDNTVDIAKSFFDKIYVLKKSPYLSASAGRRTGTTKAKFDWILYMDGDMELKEEFMSFLSNNIQKLDCRAGYTGVVTDIYEDGSFLTNRMRHRDNNKKIDYFGGAVLLPRKKVLEAGNWESCLFSNEEIELYSRLKKNKLSVQFKDIDFIMHRTNKIGILSKLRNLFIPFGSIGKKFYGFGQLLRLKLHKKTLISFIKFYPWPFLWWSALLVSLFILTCISVAGGIGILAISLLLLSFKKGVKAPLVCTGLLSQALFGINKYNPSYVPVIEKKYTNNKS from the coding sequence ATGTTATCCGTCGTAGTAATAGGCAAAAATGAAGCTTCACGAATAAAACACACTATTTTTTCGCTAAAAAAACTAAAAAAAATATCTAATTTCCCAGTTGAATGCATTTACATCGACTCTGCATCGAGAGACAATACTGTAGACATTGCAAAATCGTTTTTTGACAAGATATACGTTCTCAAAAAATCGCCATACTTATCTGCTTCTGCTGGAAGGAGGACAGGAACAACAAAAGCAAAATTTGACTGGATACTATACATGGATGGGGACATGGAGCTCAAAGAAGAATTCATGTCTTTTCTGTCAAATAATATTCAAAAACTAGATTGTAGAGCTGGATACACTGGTGTAGTCACGGACATTTATGAAGATGGTTCGTTTCTCACAAACAGGATGAGGCATAGAGATAACAATAAAAAAATAGATTATTTTGGGGGAGCAGTCCTTTTGCCCCGTAAAAAAGTTCTAGAGGCTGGAAACTGGGAATCCTGTTTATTCTCTAATGAGGAAATCGAATTATATTCCAGGCTGAAAAAAAACAAGCTAAGCGTACAATTCAAGGACATAGACTTTATCATGCATCGGACCAATAAAATTGGTATACTATCAAAATTAAGAAATTTATTTATCCCATTTGGGAGCATAGGCAAAAAATTTTATGGGTTTGGTCAGCTACTAAGACTCAAATTGCACAAAAAAACACTCATCAGTTTTATTAAATTTTACCCTTGGCCTTTTTTGTGGTGGAGCGCTTTATTAGTAAGCCTATTTATTTTAACATGCATAAGCGTAGCTGGAGGTATCGGTATATTAGCAATTTCACTCCTTCTTCTTTCCTTTAAAAAGGGAGTTAAAGCTCCTCTTGTATGTACAGGGCTACTTTCTCAAGCGCTTTTTGGGATAAATAAATACAACCCCAGCTATGTTCCAGTCATAGAAAAAAAATATACAAACAATAAGTCATGA
- a CDS encoding glycosyltransferase, producing the protein MSSMKVCVLSYNRGDYLKEAISSILSQTYRPSLIEILDNGSDPSVFDAIRPWVDRGDVAWLGSEKNNGVHWNLERAFSRGADSDYLYIMHDDDRLLPCFLEKQKKFLDRHSTVVAVACNSFLINKEGKRLERLLHLSWRRKSEEFFKDVPSMVWLYVWNLMIFPSVLYRSSAVKDSKINSSFGQVIDVIFLTELARKGTLGYQNMPLMEYRVHSDQDSSCLKEKDQATLDSYYSKVCKEFSCRYMMLVGMLVRKIIRPVWKKILFNARFLKS; encoded by the coding sequence ATGTCTAGTATGAAAGTGTGCGTGTTGTCGTACAATAGAGGTGATTATCTTAAAGAGGCTATCTCTTCTATTCTTTCTCAGACCTATAGGCCTTCTTTGATAGAAATTTTGGATAATGGAAGTGATCCATCTGTTTTTGATGCTATTAGACCTTGGGTGGACCGTGGAGACGTAGCTTGGTTGGGTAGTGAGAAAAATAACGGAGTTCACTGGAACTTAGAGAGGGCATTTTCCAGAGGTGCTGATTCTGACTATCTCTACATTATGCATGATGATGATAGATTGCTTCCCTGCTTTTTGGAAAAGCAAAAAAAATTCTTGGATCGTCATTCTACTGTTGTGGCTGTGGCTTGTAATAGTTTTTTGATAAATAAGGAAGGCAAGAGGCTTGAGCGTTTGCTTCATTTGTCTTGGCGACGTAAAAGTGAGGAATTTTTTAAAGACGTTCCATCGATGGTATGGCTTTATGTTTGGAATTTGATGATTTTCCCATCTGTTCTATATCGATCATCCGCAGTTAAAGATAGCAAGATAAATTCTTCTTTTGGTCAGGTGATAGATGTTATTTTTCTTACAGAGCTCGCTCGTAAGGGGACCTTGGGATATCAAAACATGCCCCTCATGGAATATAGAGTCCACTCAGATCAAGACTCCTCTTGTTTAAAAGAAAAAGATCAAGCTACTTTGGATTCGTATTACAGTAAGGTGTGTAAGGAGTTCTCTTGTCGATACATGATGTTGGTAGGCATGTTGGTCAGGAAAATCATTCGGCCAGTCTGGAAAAAAATTTTATTCAACGCAAGGTTTCTAAAGTCATGA
- a CDS encoding aminotransferase class I/II-fold pyridoxal phosphate-dependent enzyme has translation MADKERIILSPPHMSGDELKFVHQAFDSGWIAPLGPQVDHFEEETCDYIGRPKALALSSGTAALHLGLRLLGVGPGDIVLCSSLTFIASVTPVKFLGAEPYFVDSDEDTWNMSPQALSRAIEDLASQGKTAKAAIVAELYGQAPKWDELMPIFDRHDIPVLEDSAEALGADYRGKKCGNFGRYSVLSYNGNKIITTSGGGMLLIDDQESRDKAFFWATQARDQAPWYQHSEIGYNYRMSNVLAAIGRGQMLHLEERVETKRAIYDRYREALGDLPGFKFMPETEGCRSTMWLTSLTIDPEKAGVSAMDVLKALAEENIESRPVWKPMHLQPVFEGCGYASHGEGDSVSDRLFQNGLCLPSGTAMTEEQQSRVIQTVKDAVKR, from the coding sequence ATGGCAGACAAGGAAAGGATAATACTCTCGCCCCCTCACATGAGCGGCGACGAGCTTAAATTCGTACACCAGGCCTTCGACTCGGGCTGGATAGCCCCTCTAGGTCCTCAGGTGGACCATTTCGAGGAGGAAACCTGCGACTACATAGGGAGGCCCAAGGCCCTCGCCCTAAGCTCCGGGACCGCCGCCCTTCACCTGGGACTCAGGCTCCTGGGAGTGGGGCCTGGAGACATCGTGCTCTGCTCCTCCCTGACCTTCATAGCCTCGGTGACTCCGGTCAAGTTCCTAGGTGCCGAACCCTACTTCGTCGACTCCGACGAGGACACCTGGAACATGTCCCCTCAGGCCCTAAGCAGAGCCATAGAGGACCTGGCCTCCCAGGGCAAAACCGCCAAAGCGGCCATAGTGGCGGAGCTCTACGGACAGGCCCCGAAGTGGGACGAGCTCATGCCCATTTTCGATCGCCACGACATACCGGTCCTGGAGGACTCGGCGGAGGCACTGGGAGCGGACTACCGGGGCAAAAAATGCGGCAACTTCGGCCGCTACTCGGTGCTGTCCTACAACGGCAACAAGATAATAACAACCTCCGGCGGAGGAATGCTCCTCATAGACGACCAGGAATCCCGGGATAAAGCCTTCTTCTGGGCGACCCAGGCAAGGGACCAGGCCCCGTGGTATCAGCACAGCGAGATAGGCTACAACTACCGAATGAGCAACGTCCTTGCCGCCATAGGCAGGGGACAGATGCTCCACCTGGAGGAGCGGGTCGAGACTAAAAGGGCCATATACGACCGATACAGAGAGGCCCTAGGGGACCTCCCTGGATTTAAGTTCATGCCCGAAACAGAGGGATGCCGGTCCACCATGTGGCTCACCTCCCTGACCATAGACCCAGAGAAAGCGGGCGTATCGGCCATGGACGTCCTGAAGGCCCTGGCGGAGGAGAACATCGAGAGCCGCCCTGTATGGAAGCCCATGCACCTACAGCCGGTCTTCGAAGGCTGCGGCTACGCCTCCCACGGCGAAGGAGACAGCGTCAGCGACAGGCTCTTCCAAAACGGCCTCTGCCTCCCCTCAGGAACCGCCATGACCGAAGAACAGCAGAGCAGGGTCATACAGACCGTAAAGGACGCAGTTAAAAGGTGA
- a CDS encoding acetyltransferase has translation MSGIYVLGAGGHGKVVISTIRAMGLRVEAILDDDRSLWGSYLLEVEVTGPIDSLREQKHPKAIIAIGINRIREKIATRLDGVEWISAIHPSAVIDVSVKIGPGTAIFAGAVVQPDSTVGNHVIVNTGATVDHDCVLEDFVHIAPGCHLAGNVSLRRGAFMGIGSCAVPGATVGPWTTVGAGGAVISDLPENTVAVGIPAREK, from the coding sequence ATGAGCGGAATATACGTCCTAGGCGCCGGTGGACACGGCAAGGTGGTTATATCCACCATCAGGGCCATGGGGCTCAGGGTCGAGGCGATTTTAGACGACGACAGATCTCTGTGGGGCTCCTATCTGTTAGAGGTTGAAGTAACTGGCCCCATAGACAGCCTTAGGGAACAAAAGCACCCCAAAGCCATCATAGCCATAGGCATAAACCGCATCAGGGAAAAGATCGCCACCAGGCTGGACGGGGTCGAATGGATAAGCGCCATACACCCATCTGCCGTGATAGACGTCTCCGTAAAGATCGGACCAGGCACGGCGATATTCGCCGGAGCGGTGGTACAGCCCGACTCCACCGTCGGAAACCACGTCATAGTAAACACCGGAGCCACGGTGGACCACGACTGCGTGCTGGAAGACTTCGTCCACATAGCTCCAGGGTGTCACCTAGCTGGAAACGTATCACTCCGCAGGGGGGCCTTCATGGGCATAGGGAGCTGCGCCGTCCCAGGAGCCACCGTAGGCCCCTGGACCACCGTAGGGGCTGGCGGAGCGGTGATATCGGACCTGCCGGAAAACACCGTAGCCGTGGGGATTCCGGCCAGGGAAAAATAA